One genomic window of Acidobacteriota bacterium includes the following:
- a CDS encoding microviridin/marinostatin family tricyclic proteinase inhibitor — protein MNQTKNAKKPFFARLLEIQQQEEPGHNPAPGRPPHTLKYPTDDEEW, from the coding sequence ATGAACCAGACCAAGAATGCCAAGAAGCCTTTCTTCGCTCGTCTGCTGGAGATTCAGCAGCAGGAAGAGCCGGGCCACAACCCGGCCCCGGGACGTCCGCCGCACACGCTCAAATACCCCACTGACGACGAGGAGTGGTAG